The segment CATCCATAAAAGCCACGATGTCCTCCCAGGCGTCGCCAAGGACAGAGCCCAGCATGACCAGGATGATGTTCCAGATCAGGGTGCCAAGGGTAGTAAACAGCAGAAACATGCCGAATTTCATATTGGACATGCCGGCCGGAATCGAGATGAGGCTTCGAATGAGGGGAACCATGCGACAGAATAACACCGTCCAGTAACCGTACCTGTCGAACCAGCGGTCTGCGCGGTAAATATCCTCATGTTTGACGCGGAGTATATGCCCCCATCGATCTACTAGCTTCTCCAGCCGCTCTACATCCAGCAGCAGCCCGATGCCGTACAGTATACATGCACCGAAGACGGAGCCCAGTGTTGCCGTAAGAACAACGCCCGGGGCGGTCAGCTCGGTGTACGTCGTCATAAAACCGCTGAAGGTCAGGATCACCTCCGACGGAATGGGAGGAAATATATTTTCCAGGGCCATCATAAGAAATACGCCCCAGTATCCATACTGCTCGGTAAATTGTGTAATCCAGTTCTCCAAGTGGCATCACCTCTGAATCCGTTATGGCCGCAAAGCCTATTCTATTATATAGCTGCCTGGCTGACATGGATAGTAGGGAGGAGCAGCACAGGCCAGCTCTAGCCGGAAAAGGCTCCATTCCAGCCGGTTTGTGTCGAAGTTGGCAATCTTGTGCGAATTAAGGGTATGCTGTAATGAGGCTGGGGTATTATACTTTTGGTCTTCATCTTATAAATCTGGAGGGATACTTAAACATGATGAATAAAGCCTTTAAAGCATTACTTGAGCCTGTACAGCTTCAATCAGGACTTCAATTGCATAACCGCCTGGTCATGGCGCCGATGACAAATTATGCTTCTCACGAGGACGGCACCGTGTCCCCGCAGGAGCTGCAATATTATGCAAGGCGCTCAGCCGGAGTAGGGGCGGTTATTACCGCCTGCACCTATGTATCGGTAAATGGCAAGGGCTTTCCCGGTGAATTCGGCGGCCATAGTGATGAGATGACATCCAGTCTGGCCCAGCTGGCAGACACCATTCATTCGGGAGGCGCCAAAGCCATCCTGCAGATCTTCCACGGAGGACGCTCCTGCCCGCCCGAGCTTGTGAACGGCGACGTCGTCAGTGCCAGTGCAGTGGCCTCGGAGGAGCGGGGCGGCGGCGTACAGCCTCGCAGTCTGTCAGATGAAGAGATTCGGGACATTATCTCCGATTTCGGCGAGACGACACGCCGGGCCATCGAGGCCGGCTATGATGGTGTCGAGATTCACGGAGCGAACGGCTATCTCATCCACCAGTTCTTCTCTACGCATTCAAACCGCAGAGAAGATGAATGGGGCGGCAGCCTGGAGAAGAGAATGGCATTTCCGCTGGCTGTAGTGAAGGAGGTCACCGATGTGGTACGGAAAAAGGCTGACCGTCCGTTTGCCGTCGGGTACCGCTTCTCTCCGGAAGAGGCAACAACGCCGGGCTTTACCCTGGATGATACTCTGGCTTTAGTGGATAAGCTGGCGGAAGAGCCGCTGGATTATCTCCATGTGTCCCTGATGGACTACACCATCAAGCCAAGAACAGGCCCGGATGTGACAAAGACCACGCTTGCGCTGCTGCTGGATACGATTGGTACGCGGAAGCCGCTGATTGGCGTCGGCTCGGTGCATACCCCGGAGCAGGCGATGGAGGTGCTTGCAGCAGGCTCGGCGCTGGTAGCCTTGGGCCGTGAGCTCATTGTAGAGCCGGACTGGGTACAGAAGGTCGAAGAAGGCCGGGAAGAGAGCATCCGCACTACCGTCGGCCCGGAGGACCAGGAGGAGTTGGTCGTGCCTGACGCGCTGTGGAATGCCATCATGAACGTGCCAGGCTGGTTCCCGGTTCGGGACCGCAATGAAGCTCACTGAACAAGGGCCAGGCGGACGCGAAACACACTGCCTTCACCGGGTGTGCTTTCAACCGCAATCATGCCGCCGTGGGCTTCCACAATGGAGCGGGAGATCGCTAGCCCAAGGCCCGAGCCCCCCGATTTACGGGCTCGGGAGACGTCGCTTCGGTAGAAGCGGTCAAAGACATAGGGCAGGGCATCTGGAAGGATGCCGGAGCCGTTATCCCAAACGCTCAGCTCGGCCTCATTATGGGTCCGGATCAGCTTGACCGTGATGCTGCCCGTGGAGGGATCCGTATGCTGTACCGCGTTGTGAAACAGGTTCAGCAGCACCTGCTTGAACTTGTCGGGATCACAGGCGCTAATCAGCTCCTTCTGAAGCTGAAAGACGGTCTGCCGATCACCGGCAAGCACGGTCAGGCTGGGCTCCACCTCAGCAATCAAGGCGGCGAGGTTTACTGTCTGCAGCTCCAGGCCCGGTGAACGATCCAGGCGGGCCAGGAGCAGCAGATCCTCGATCAGCTTCTTCATTCGGCCGGATTCTCCGTGCATACTCCGCAAAGCGGCCTCCAGCTGGGCCGGACTGACATGCCCCCGCAGCAGCACCTCCAGGAAGCCGTGAATAGACGTCAACGGGGTACGCAGCTCATGCGAAGCATCCGCGATGAATCTGCGCATTCCCTCCTTAGCCTCCACCTCTGCCCGGAATGAGTGCTCCAGCCGCTCAAGCATCCCGTTGAACGATTGCGCAAGGCGGTCAATTTCAACCTGGCCCTGAGAAGCCGGGAATTTCTCATTCAGCGTCTGTGCCCCGGTCCGCTGCACCGCAGCCACCATATTATCAAGGGGAGTCAGGGTTCGGCGCAGCAGGGGCAGATACAAGGCGACTCCCCCGGCAAGAGCAAGCAGAGACAATACGCCAAAGGTCATCAGCTGGCGCATGATGACGTCCTGCAACGGAGCTGCACTTACACCCAGCTGCATTAAACCCTGCGGCTGGGCGGGGCTCCCGATCAGCCGGAACACGACTAGCTGCTTAGTGCCATCCGGTCCATCAACCAGCCGGTACAGCTCGGGAAGCCGGGTTTCCGCCGACATCAGCGCAAGATAAGCTTCAGGGCCCAGCTGGGGCGGGGCGTAGCTGTGGTCGCGAAGAGCCTGAAGCTGCCCTTCCCTGCTGATCCAGGCCAGAGAGGTGTCCGGAAGCAGCAGGAGCGGCCTGCGATTCAAGGGCTCGGCAGCTTCTGCTGTCTCTCTATTCCGGCTCCTTCCCCCGGGAACCGGGGCTTCACCGCCAGTACCGCCACTCCCTCCGCCTGTCATCCATATCTCGCGAAAGTCCATCGACAGACTCCGCAGCTGGGCATGCATCATGTCGGCCTGATTCTGATAAATGACACTTCGCATCAGCACATACTGAACAAAACCGATCATAAGCAGCAGCACCGCCAGCACGAGAAGGGAGCGGGACAGCAGCTGATACCGCAGAGAACGGGGGCCCTCCCGCAGCCGCTGAAGGTACCTCCTCATGGCAGATCGAGCCGGTACCCGGCTCCCCGAAGCGTGCGGATCAACCGGTGCTCCTTATCTCCAAGCTTCTCGCGCAGAGAGCGGATATACACCTCTACAATATTGTCCTGGCCCCCGAAATCATAATCCCACACGAGGCTTAAAATGTTACTCTTGCTGAGCACGGTGCCATTCTTCTGTATGAGCAGCCTGAGCAGATCATACTCTGTTGGAGAGAGCGCCAGTGGAGTACCTTCATAGGTAATGCGGCGTTTGCGGTCATCCAGCCTGAAGGGGCCTGCAGTTACTTCGCCCAGCAGTCCCGGAAACTGATTCCGAACTCGGGCCAGAATGCGGGCCAGCAGCTCTTCGAAGCTGAAGGGCTTGGCCATATAGTCATCGGCGCCGATCCGCAGGCCCTCCACACGGTCCCCGACCTCATCGCGGGCCGTCAGCATGATGACGGCAGCGTCGCTGCCGGCGGCCTTCAGCTCGCGGCACACCTCCATGCCGTTCATGCCGGGGAGCATGACGTCCAGAATGATGACATGCGGCTGAAAGGCTTCCGCCGCCGCCAAGGCCTTGCGTCCGTCGTCCGCCAGCTTAATCTGACATCCTTCCCCGATCAATCCCATTTCGAGAAATTCTAAAATATGCGGCTCATCGTCCACCAGCAAAATCCGGACACCGCCTAAGGCTGCAGATGCTTTCATTTACTAATTCCTCCCGTGCTTGTACCCATCGCTACACCTATCATACCGGAGCTTGCTGAAAAGCAGATGAAAAACAGAAAAATTTTCTCATAGCGATACTGAATAGCTCCTGCCCATAAAAGGATTGACAAGCGCTTGACGCCATCCTATACTTCATAATTGTTGAAATTCTAAAATTGAGGCTGTGGACTTTTCTAGAGCTAGCTCTATTTTCGCCACACCATTGTCATATAATGACAGTGGTGTGGCTATTTTATTTCAGAGGGGAAAGAAGCAATGAAGCGATGGCATTATGCATGGATTGTTTTTTTGGGCGGCTGCTGCTATGGGGTGTTGTCCACCATGGTCAAGCTGGCATATGCTGCAGGCTTTACCGTAACCGAGGTCACGGGAAGCCAGTACGCGGTGGGCGCACTGCTCGCCTGGGTCGCCGTGATCATCACCGGAAGAAAGCGAGCCCGCTCCCGCTCCAGTCTTAAGCTGCTGCTCTCCGGCATTCCGTTTGGCCTGACCGGCATTTTCTATTATCAGTCTCTGCAGACGCTGAATGCGTCGCTGGCCATCGTCATCTTATTTCAGTTTGTCTGGATTGGCACGCTGTTTGAGTGGCTGTTCTACAAGAATAAGCCTTCGAGGCAGAAGCTTTTGTCCATTCTGGTGCTGCTGGCCGGCTCGGTGCTTGCAGCGAATCTTCTGCAGAGCGGGGGGCTTGCGGCTTCCGCAGCAGGCATTCTCTGGGCGTTGCTGGCGTCGCTCACATTTACGGCGTTCATCTTTCTCAGCAGCGCAGTCGGCAGAGACACACCGGCAATGCTGAAGACGGCGCTGTTATCGACAGGCGGCATGATCACTGTATTTCTATGCTTTCCGCCCGTCTTTATCCTGGACCTTTCGACCGTAAGCGGAGTGGCTCCTTATGGATTTCTGCTGGGTCTGTTCGGCGTCGTGCTCCCGCCGCTGCTGTTCTCCATCGGCATGCCGCATGTCGGACCGGGGCTTGGCACTATACTGACGGCCTCCGAGCTGCCCGTAGCCGTTTCTATGTCTGCTCTCGTGCTGGGAGAGCCGGTAGCCTGGCTGCAA is part of the Paenibacillus algicola genome and harbors:
- a CDS encoding DedA family protein, translated to MENWITQFTEQYGYWGVFLMMALENIFPPIPSEVILTFSGFMTTYTELTAPGVVLTATLGSVFGACILYGIGLLLDVERLEKLVDRWGHILRVKHEDIYRADRWFDRYGYWTVLFCRMVPLIRSLISIPAGMSNMKFGMFLLFTTLGTLIWNIILVMLGSVLGDAWEDIVAFMDVYSYIAYGLIAAAGVFAVILFIRKFKKSA
- a CDS encoding NADH-dependent flavin oxidoreductase, producing the protein MNKAFKALLEPVQLQSGLQLHNRLVMAPMTNYASHEDGTVSPQELQYYARRSAGVGAVITACTYVSVNGKGFPGEFGGHSDEMTSSLAQLADTIHSGGAKAILQIFHGGRSCPPELVNGDVVSASAVASEERGGGVQPRSLSDEEIRDIISDFGETTRRAIEAGYDGVEIHGANGYLIHQFFSTHSNRREDEWGGSLEKRMAFPLAVVKEVTDVVRKKADRPFAVGYRFSPEEATTPGFTLDDTLALVDKLAEEPLDYLHVSLMDYTIKPRTGPDVTKTTLALLLDTIGTRKPLIGVGSVHTPEQAMEVLAAGSALVALGRELIVEPDWVQKVEEGREESIRTTVGPEDQEELVVPDALWNAIMNVPGWFPVRDRNEAH
- a CDS encoding sensor histidine kinase, which produces MRRYLQRLREGPRSLRYQLLSRSLLVLAVLLLMIGFVQYVLMRSVIYQNQADMMHAQLRSLSMDFREIWMTGGGSGGTGGEAPVPGGRSRNRETAEAAEPLNRRPLLLLPDTSLAWISREGQLQALRDHSYAPPQLGPEAYLALMSAETRLPELYRLVDGPDGTKQLVVFRLIGSPAQPQGLMQLGVSAAPLQDVIMRQLMTFGVLSLLALAGGVALYLPLLRRTLTPLDNMVAAVQRTGAQTLNEKFPASQGQVEIDRLAQSFNGMLERLEHSFRAEVEAKEGMRRFIADASHELRTPLTSIHGFLEVLLRGHVSPAQLEAALRSMHGESGRMKKLIEDLLLLARLDRSPGLELQTVNLAALIAEVEPSLTVLAGDRQTVFQLQKELISACDPDKFKQVLLNLFHNAVQHTDPSTGSITVKLIRTHNEAELSVWDNGSGILPDALPYVFDRFYRSDVSRARKSGGSGLGLAISRSIVEAHGGMIAVESTPGEGSVFRVRLALVQ
- a CDS encoding response regulator transcription factor; this encodes MKASAALGGVRILLVDDEPHILEFLEMGLIGEGCQIKLADDGRKALAAAEAFQPHVIILDVMLPGMNGMEVCRELKAAGSDAAVIMLTARDEVGDRVEGLRIGADDYMAKPFSFEELLARILARVRNQFPGLLGEVTAGPFRLDDRKRRITYEGTPLALSPTEYDLLRLLIQKNGTVLSKSNILSLVWDYDFGGQDNIVEVYIRSLREKLGDKEHRLIRTLRGAGYRLDLP
- a CDS encoding EamA family transporter; protein product: MKRWHYAWIVFLGGCCYGVLSTMVKLAYAAGFTVTEVTGSQYAVGALLAWVAVIITGRKRARSRSSLKLLLSGIPFGLTGIFYYQSLQTLNASLAIVILFQFVWIGTLFEWLFYKNKPSRQKLLSILVLLAGSVLAANLLQSGGLAASAAGILWALLASLTFTAFIFLSSAVGRDTPAMLKTALLSTGGMITVFLCFPPVFILDLSTVSGVAPYGFLLGLFGVVLPPLLFSIGMPHVGPGLGTILTASELPVAVSMSALVLGEPVAWLQWLGVLLILGGIVIGNRRRSRPSAAS